AAGATGTTGAGAATTAATAATTTACAAGTTGCCTATGGTGGCATCGAAGCTGTCAAAGGTATTGATCTGGAAGTGCCGGAAGGCAAAATTGTCACATTGATTGGCGCCAACGGTGCTGGAAAAAGCACCACCCTTCGTGCCATTGTCAATCTGGTTAAATCAAAAGCTGGTAGCATTACCTATAACGATGATGAACTTTTAGGTCTTGATACCACCAAAATTGTTGACAAAGGGATTACCTTGGTCCCCGAAGGACGTCATGTCTTTCCCGATTTAACCGTCATCGAAAACCTCAAAATTGGCGCTTACATGCGAAAAGATCGGTTAGATGATGATCTCAAGCGAATCTATGGTCTTTTCCCCCGTTTGGAAGAGCGCTCCTGGCAACCAGCCGGAACCTTATCGGGTGGGGAACAACAAATGCTGGCCGTCGGTCGGGCGATGATGAGCCGGCCCAAACTACTAATGATGGATGAACCATCGCTTGGGCTGGCACCATTAATTGTTCAAGGCATTTTTGATATCATCAAAACACTTAATCAAGAAGGTATGACCATTTTACTGATCGAGCAAAATGCCAATATGGCCCTTAAAGTAGCCGATTATGCTTATGTTCTGGAAACTGGTAAAATTACCAAACAAGGTACCGGTCATGAACTTCTGGCTGATGAAAGTATCAAAGAAGCTTATCTGGGCAAGAGTCATCGAAAAAATTAAGCCAAAAAAAGCACTGAGCCATTATTTTAAATAAATAATGGCTCAGTTTTTCGTTGTTTAGCGATGCGTAA
This is a stretch of genomic DNA from Acetobacterium woodii DSM 1030. It encodes these proteins:
- a CDS encoding ABC transporter ATP-binding protein, encoding MLRINNLQVAYGGIEAVKGIDLEVPEGKIVTLIGANGAGKSTTLRAIVNLVKSKAGSITYNDDELLGLDTTKIVDKGITLVPEGRHVFPDLTVIENLKIGAYMRKDRLDDDLKRIYGLFPRLEERSWQPAGTLSGGEQQMLAVGRAMMSRPKLLMMDEPSLGLAPLIVQGIFDIIKTLNQEGMTILLIEQNANMALKVADYAYVLETGKITKQGTGHELLADESIKEAYLGKSHRKN